In Uranotaenia lowii strain MFRU-FL chromosome 2, ASM2978415v1, whole genome shotgun sequence, one genomic interval encodes:
- the LOC129742349 gene encoding uncharacterized protein LOC129742349: MKKLFQNEKPELYTLHSRLYKTLFDSFMKQNEYVSEGKISQEKFKINILNVYIPLTQQIQSRINFNVQVIIK; encoded by the exons atgaaaaagcttTTTCAAAACGAGAAGCCTGAGCTATATACACTTCATTCAAGGCTGTATAAAACACTTTTTGATAGTTTTATGAAACA AAATGAATATGTATCAGAAGGCAAAATATCCCAAGAGAAATTTAAGATCAATATTTTGAACGTCTACATACCTCTAACACAGCAAATTCAGAGCAGGATAAATTTCAACGTTCAAGTGATTATCAAGTAA